The Streptomyces sp. Alt3 genome has a segment encoding these proteins:
- a CDS encoding ABC transporter substrate-binding protein has product MTASADRHDRFPGLRRRGFLAAAGGAAGLGALTLAGCSGPEATGSDAGKGDGTPRRGGQVRAAFAGGGASETLDPHLGNLFADAARSKALFDKLADYGADLAAVPRLAEKWEPNAGLDRWNVTLRQAQFHDGKPVTAADVLYSYRRIADPDKAFRARASLEPVDLGASRATGERTVEFVLKRPTAEFPNVMAAFGTYIVQDGATGFDREPIGSGPFRFVSFAPGRSTVLRRHDAHWDGAPHLDELEFVVANEESARINALLGGQVEYAHELNPATGRAHEKSDSVTIVRLRNSAMQAFAMKTDRPPFDDPRVREAFFLIADREELVNGALSGAGETGNDLFGKGYEYYADELPQREQDIDRARSLLRQAGAENLRVTLDTSAVAAGFTEAAGIFRDQAARAGVTVDVRMGSKDSYWKDILDTGTLCCYRSGAMPIESHISQRLLTDSTTNATKWQDKNFDALYRQAQSTRDRTARAALYARMQRQLHTEGGFLVWGFGDWILGTAPSLRGVAREAPANTLDWARFDKVWLA; this is encoded by the coding sequence ATGACCGCATCGGCCGACAGACACGATCGCTTCCCCGGCCTGCGCAGACGCGGCTTCCTCGCGGCGGCAGGGGGAGCGGCCGGCCTCGGCGCACTCACGCTCGCAGGATGCTCCGGGCCCGAGGCCACCGGATCCGACGCCGGCAAGGGGGACGGCACGCCCCGGCGCGGCGGACAGGTGCGCGCGGCCTTCGCCGGAGGCGGCGCGAGCGAAACACTCGACCCGCACCTGGGAAACCTCTTCGCCGACGCTGCCCGGAGCAAGGCGCTCTTCGACAAGCTCGCCGACTACGGCGCCGACCTCGCCGCCGTGCCACGCCTGGCCGAGAAGTGGGAGCCGAACGCCGGCCTCGACCGCTGGAACGTCACGCTGCGGCAGGCGCAGTTCCACGACGGGAAGCCGGTGACCGCCGCCGACGTCCTGTACAGCTACCGCCGTATCGCCGACCCCGACAAGGCATTCCGGGCCCGTGCCTCCCTGGAACCCGTCGACCTCGGGGCGAGCCGCGCGACCGGGGAACGGACCGTCGAGTTCGTGCTGAAGCGGCCGACAGCCGAATTCCCCAACGTGATGGCCGCCTTCGGCACCTACATCGTGCAGGACGGTGCCACCGGCTTCGACCGTGAGCCGATCGGCTCCGGCCCCTTCCGCTTCGTCTCCTTCGCGCCCGGACGCTCCACCGTCCTGCGCCGCCACGACGCCCACTGGGACGGCGCCCCCCACCTGGACGAGCTCGAATTCGTCGTCGCCAACGAGGAGTCCGCCCGGATCAACGCCCTCCTCGGAGGCCAGGTCGAGTACGCGCACGAGCTCAACCCCGCCACCGGACGCGCCCACGAGAAGTCGGACAGCGTCACGATCGTCCGGCTCCGCAACAGCGCCATGCAGGCCTTCGCCATGAAGACCGACCGCCCGCCCTTCGACGACCCCCGGGTCCGCGAGGCGTTCTTCCTCATCGCGGACCGCGAGGAACTGGTGAACGGCGCCCTCTCCGGCGCGGGAGAGACGGGCAACGACCTCTTCGGCAAGGGATACGAGTACTACGCGGACGAACTCCCGCAGCGCGAACAGGACATCGACCGTGCCCGCAGTCTCCTGAGGCAGGCCGGTGCGGAGAACCTCAGGGTCACACTCGACACCTCGGCCGTCGCCGCCGGATTCACCGAGGCCGCCGGGATCTTCCGCGACCAGGCGGCACGCGCCGGGGTCACCGTCGACGTACGGATGGGCAGCAAGGACTCCTACTGGAAGGACATCCTCGACACCGGAACCCTGTGCTGCTACCGGTCAGGAGCCATGCCCATCGAGTCCCACATCTCCCAGCGGCTGCTCACCGACTCCACCACCAACGCCACCAAATGGCAGGACAAGAACTTCGACGCCCTCTACCGACAGGCCCAGTCCACCCGCGACCGGACGGCACGGGCCGCCCTCTACGCCCGTATGCAGCGACAGCTCCACACCGAAGGAGGCTTCCTGGTCTGGGGCTTCGGCGACTGGATCCTCGGCACCGCACCCTCCCTGCGGGGTGTCGCCCGCGAGGCGCCCGCCAACACCCTGGACTGGGCACGCTTCGACAAGGTCTGGCTGGCGTGA
- a CDS encoding class I SAM-dependent methyltransferase, giving the protein MRHRTGNLLTDNPELYEARFPDPEHLAGRWAQDILCRHGAGPTVLDLGCGTGRDAAWLHHAGRRVTAADLSAPMLAHARARHPGPAYVTADLSRFDFGQRVFDAVVCLDSSLLYCHTNEQLDGFLRSCRRTLVPGGLLVAEMRNGAYFLGRDEPATAPAVSRFTWHGTAYRSTTALRVDRAAQLLRRTRSWTADDGSPPVVEHSAWRLLLPQELRHFLTVHGFDVLALHDGPGPRTEPAWQPGAGPGDTADGDRLHLVARKTTVDPARTSAAEPANPATGEQP; this is encoded by the coding sequence ATGAGACACCGGACAGGGAATCTCCTCACCGACAACCCGGAGCTCTACGAGGCCAGGTTCCCCGACCCCGAACACCTCGCGGGGCGGTGGGCGCAGGACATCCTGTGCCGCCACGGCGCCGGCCCCACCGTCCTCGACCTGGGCTGCGGAACAGGCCGTGACGCCGCCTGGCTCCATCACGCGGGACGGCGGGTCACCGCCGCCGACCTCTCCGCTCCCATGCTCGCCCACGCCCGCGCGCGCCACCCGGGGCCTGCCTACGTGACGGCCGATCTCAGCCGGTTCGATTTCGGTCAGCGGGTCTTCGACGCCGTGGTGTGCCTGGACAGTTCGCTGCTGTACTGCCACACCAACGAGCAACTCGACGGATTCCTGAGGTCCTGCCGCCGCACCCTGGTACCCGGCGGCCTGCTGGTCGCGGAGATGCGCAACGGCGCGTACTTCCTCGGCCGGGACGAACCCGCGACCGCGCCGGCCGTCTCCCGCTTCACCTGGCACGGCACGGCCTACCGCTCGACCACCGCACTGCGCGTCGACCGGGCCGCCCAGCTCCTGCGGCGCACCCGGAGCTGGACCGCGGACGACGGCAGCCCGCCCGTCGTGGAGCACTCCGCGTGGCGGCTGCTCCTGCCCCAGGAACTGCGCCACTTCCTCACCGTCCACGGCTTCGACGTACTCGCCCTGCACGACGGCCCCGGGCCGCGCACCGAACCGGCCTGGCAGCCGGGCGCCGGACCCGGGGACACCGCCGACGGCGACCGGCTCCACCTCGTCGCCAGGAAAACCACCGTCGACCCGGCCCGGACGTCCGCCGCCGAACCGGCAAACCCAGCAACAGGAGAGCAACCATGA
- a CDS encoding MFS transporter, with amino-acid sequence MNTWNEIRGFPLAIRLLLVNQLGVNTGFYLLVPYLATHLGDDLGMSAAVVGIVLGVRNLSQQGLFLIGGSAADRLGARGVIIAGCAIRTVGFALFALGDGLPVLLAASVLSGVAGALFNPAVRTYLAQEAGERRAEAFALFNVFATTGALIGPLLGSALLLVDFRASALTAAGIFALLTVAQALVLPARQVPPATGSVTADWREAVGNRAFLAFALAMVGMFTLENQLYLLLPAGARHATGWDGAAGLVFLVGTIAGIAFQLRITRALSRRGTRGRWIAAGLVLMGLAFVPPMLVAGTGAPPGGPLDATLRALPVLAGALLLHLGVMVAQPFVMELIPGFGRQELTGTYFGIFYAVSGIAAAVGNAAVGRAMDAAPPGGGGGPVALLPWGCCLAAGLVSAAAVTWLHRNGTLPRTRPAPVAVAA; translated from the coding sequence ATGAACACATGGAACGAGATCCGCGGATTCCCGCTCGCCATTCGCCTGCTGCTGGTCAACCAGCTCGGCGTCAACACCGGCTTCTACCTGCTCGTCCCGTACCTCGCCACCCACCTCGGCGACGACCTCGGGATGTCGGCGGCCGTCGTCGGCATCGTCCTCGGCGTACGCAACCTGAGCCAGCAGGGACTGTTCCTCATAGGCGGCTCCGCCGCCGACCGCCTCGGCGCCCGCGGTGTCATCATCGCCGGCTGCGCGATACGCACCGTCGGCTTCGCCCTCTTCGCGCTCGGCGACGGGCTGCCCGTGCTGCTCGCCGCCTCCGTGCTCAGCGGCGTCGCGGGCGCCCTGTTCAATCCCGCCGTCCGCACCTATCTCGCCCAGGAGGCAGGCGAACGCAGAGCCGAGGCGTTCGCCCTGTTCAACGTCTTCGCGACGACCGGCGCGCTCATCGGCCCCCTCCTGGGCAGCGCCCTGCTGCTCGTCGACTTCCGGGCCTCCGCGCTCACCGCCGCCGGGATCTTCGCCCTGCTCACCGTCGCCCAGGCCCTGGTGCTCCCCGCCCGGCAGGTGCCACCGGCCACCGGCAGCGTCACGGCCGACTGGCGTGAGGCCGTCGGCAACCGCGCCTTCCTCGCCTTCGCACTCGCCATGGTCGGCATGTTCACGCTGGAGAACCAGCTCTACCTCCTGCTCCCGGCCGGAGCCCGGCACGCCACCGGCTGGGACGGTGCCGCCGGGCTCGTCTTCCTGGTCGGGACGATCGCGGGCATCGCCTTCCAGCTGCGGATCACCCGCGCGCTGTCGAGGCGCGGAACGCGAGGGCGCTGGATCGCCGCCGGACTGGTGCTCATGGGGCTGGCCTTCGTCCCGCCGATGCTCGTCGCCGGCACCGGAGCGCCCCCGGGCGGCCCCCTGGACGCCACCCTGCGCGCCCTGCCCGTGCTGGCCGGAGCGCTCCTGCTCCACCTGGGAGTGATGGTGGCTCAGCCCTTCGTCATGGAGCTGATCCCCGGCTTCGGGCGCCAGGAGCTGACAGGCACGTACTTCGGGATCTTCTACGCGGTCTCCGGCATCGCCGCTGCCGTCGGCAACGCTGCCGTCGGCCGGGCCATGGACGCCGCACCACCAGGCGGGGGAGGCGGCCCCGTCGCCCTGCTCCCCTGGGGCTGCTGCCTGGCGGCCGGACTCGTCTCGGCGGCCGCGGTGACCTGGCTGCACCGCAACGGAACCCTGCCCCGGACACGGCCCGCCCCCGTGGCGGTGGCGGCATGA
- a CDS encoding enolase C-terminal domain-like protein, with product MKLTQHTVRLVLAEPLRISRSTMTARDAVCLTVEHDGADGHGEAVTSHFYGLDTPTLQRLAARTGERLARFADPETALHALRAGELDAPGTPAAMTAATESALLDLVGKRTATPVHRILGAAVAPRTATARTISLTSPGRAAAQARSLAGAGFSVIKIKAGDRDHETDLDRVRAVRAAAPAARLLLDPNGAWSESRARALLPRFAELGVEAVEQPLTPGDPEALARLAARSPLPVIADEDAVTYEDARRLAGRVHGINVKLAKCGGVHAALRIAALIEGSGTDLMLGCLTASTLGIAPAVHIGDRARWTDLDGHLLLADDPWTGIGGSDGFVAAAERPGLGVRPRARAQIRSAAS from the coding sequence GTGAAACTCACCCAGCACACCGTGCGACTCGTGCTCGCCGAGCCGCTGCGCATCTCGCGATCGACCATGACGGCCCGCGACGCCGTCTGCCTCACCGTCGAACACGACGGGGCCGACGGCCACGGCGAAGCCGTCACCAGCCACTTCTACGGCCTCGACACCCCCACCCTGCAACGCCTCGCCGCCCGGACCGGTGAGCGGCTCGCCCGCTTCGCCGACCCGGAGACCGCACTGCACGCCCTGCGCGCCGGTGAACTCGACGCGCCCGGCACCCCGGCCGCCATGACCGCCGCCACCGAGTCGGCGCTCCTCGACCTCGTCGGGAAGCGCACCGCCACCCCCGTGCACCGCATCCTCGGGGCCGCGGTGGCCCCGAGGACCGCCACCGCCCGGACGATCTCGCTCACCTCCCCGGGAAGGGCGGCCGCCCAGGCCCGCAGCCTGGCCGGGGCCGGGTTCTCCGTGATCAAGATCAAGGCGGGCGACCGGGACCACGAGACCGATCTCGACCGGGTGCGCGCCGTCCGCGCCGCCGCCCCGGCAGCCCGACTCCTCCTCGACCCCAACGGGGCCTGGTCGGAGTCCCGGGCGCGCGCGCTCCTGCCCCGGTTCGCCGAACTGGGCGTCGAAGCGGTGGAACAACCGCTGACCCCCGGCGACCCGGAGGCCCTCGCGCGGCTCGCCGCCCGCTCACCCCTGCCCGTCATCGCCGACGAGGACGCCGTCACCTACGAGGACGCGCGCCGGCTCGCCGGACGCGTCCACGGCATCAACGTCAAACTCGCCAAATGCGGAGGCGTCCACGCGGCCCTCCGTATCGCCGCCCTGATCGAGGGCAGTGGCACAGACCTGATGCTGGGCTGCCTGACCGCCAGCACCCTGGGCATCGCCCCCGCCGTCCACATCGGCGACCGTGCCCGCTGGACCGACCTCGACGGGCACCTCCTGCTCGCCGACGACCCCTGGACAGGAATCGGGGGCTCCGACGGGTTCGTCGCGGCCGCCGAGCGGCCGGGTCTAGGCGTACGCCCCCGCGCCCGAGCCCAAATCCGGAGCGCGGCCTCATGA